Proteins encoded within one genomic window of Nomia melanderi isolate GNS246 chromosome 8, iyNomMela1, whole genome shotgun sequence:
- the LOC116426610 gene encoding recQ-mediated genome instability protein 1 — protein sequence MNDDSFKRIKAKLKSEFYLMNDDWLRDCVEFYVDQHRNPSNEEIVQFVKVQWQLSDLREINNENGSLPPNISQHKFITLSENYILQVEQIYDIATSKYKQLQQIRNTHNIEVDTTEAEKLEKWEPPKKRMMQLKLTDGLQDIIGIEYNCISLFNETLLPGYKIMIIGPIKCRKGVLLLEGSKLKGIGGEVDSLLIRNALENVLARALNIEENPDPYNDNGSESNNNRQDEELQLDNESKSNNNKQDEELQLESSFFEDDFEINLDEVSKIEHSHIGDHKQSNANPCKIENIKENTSVKNNVKKKTNYNVKIETRKENLITNYVEKKTDNRNNEQNIFDDDDYLLEMIDEEQLVELQPKQKIATPFRSLPKEGDDDVIIINEDTIEDIKYKSIQKPIVKTQNILQQSSAQYTGETSSSINTFHSKLCDKPSKTSVCSIAGKRPIPMSSPEPVTSKKGKIDRKITEFTKMPSSPNIKIYDFIYDINNEIITEVIYKTIYGRVEILGKLSKNNSVWILDATIVDGTGKIEVTFSNQVLENLLGFSVQEFSIKKKLKKNPEIEHELRMKFRSAEQRIKTLNDLLELKLDVNKKPMVMKIIDVTQQQKELIDKQLKSFLSK from the exons ATGAATGACGATTCATTTAAACGAATAAAGGCTAAGTTAAAATCGGAATTCTATCTAATGAATGATGACTGGTTAAGAGATTGTGTAGAATTCTACGTGGACCAACatagaaat ccAAGTAACGAAGAAATTGTACAATTCGTAAAAGTACAGTGGCAACTCAGTGATTTAcgagaaattaataatgaaaatgggAGTTTACCGCCTAATATTTCACAACACAAATTTATTACACTCtctgaaaattatattctccag gtAGAACAAATATATGACATTGCAACATCAAAATATAAACAGTTACAACAAATCAGAAATACTCATAATATAGAAGTAGATACAACTGAagcagaaaaattagaaaaatgggAACCTCCCAAAAAGAGGATGATGCAACTGAAATTAACAGATGGGTTGCAAGATATAATTGGAATTGAATATAACTGTATATCTCTATTCAAT GAAACATTATTACCAGGGtataaaattatgataatagGGCCAATAAAATGCCGTAAAGGTGTATTGTTGTTGGAAGGATCAAAACTGAAAGGTATCGGAGGTGAAGTGGATAGTTTATTAATTCGTAATGCTTTAGAAAACGTACTAGCTAGAGCTCT aaatatcgaagaaaatcCAGACCCTTATAATGATAATGGATCAGAATCAAATAACAATAGGCAAGACGAAGAATTACAACTGGATAATGAATCGAAATCAAATAACAATAAGCAAGATGAAGAATTACAGCTGGAAAGTAGTTTCTTTGAGgatgattttgaaataaatttagacGAAGTTTCGAAAATTGAACATTCACACATCGGAGACCATAAACAATCTAATGCTAATCcatgtaaaatagaaaatataaaagaaaatacttctGTCAAGAACaatgttaaaaagaaaactaattACAATGTTAAAATCGAAAccagaaaagaaaatttgattactaattatgttgaaaaaaaaactgataatagaaataacGAACAAAATATCTTTGATGATGATGACTATTTATTAGAAAtg attGATGAAGAACAACTTGTGGAATTACAACCAAAGCAAAAAATTGCAACTCCATTCAGATCTCTACCAAAAGAAGGAGACGATgatgttattataataaatgaagacACGattgaagatataaaatataaaagtattcaaaagcCTATAGTGAAAACACAAAATATTTTGCAACAAAGTTCTGCACAGTATACTGGTGAAACAAGTTCATCAATTAATACGTTTCATTCAAAGTTATGTGATAAACCATCGAAAACTTCTGTATGTTCAATTGCAGGGAAAAGACCa ATTCCAATGTCTTCTCCAGAACCAGTAACTTCAAAAAAAGGCAAAATTGAcagaaaaattacagaatttacAAAAATGCCTTCTTctccaaatattaaaatatatgattttatttacgacataaataacgaaattataacagaagtaatttataaaacaatttatggaCGTGTTGAAATTCTTGGAAAACTGTCGAAAAATAATTCTGTTTGGATTTTAGATGCTACTATAGTAGATGGTACTGGAAAAATAGAAGTTACTTTTTCAAATCAG gtCTTGGAAAATTTATTAGGATTTAGTGTACaggaattttcaataaaaaagaagTTAAAGAAAAATCCTGAAATTGAACATGAACTTAGAAtg AAATTTCGTAGTGCAGAGCAAAGGATAAAGACCTTAAATGATCTTTTGGAATTGAAGTTGGATGTCAATAAAAAACCAATGGTCATGAAAATTATTGACGTAACACAACAACAAAAGGAACTAATtgacaaacaattaaaatcttttttgagtaaataa
- the Coq5 gene encoding ubiquinone biosynthesis protein COQ3, mitochondrial, with the protein MIEKGRFLKSLFKNRKIISFQKYFSETATADNNNEKTTHFGFKTVKESDKVKEVYTVFEKVANSYDQMNDAMSLGVHRIWKDIFIQRLGPTHGSKLLDSAGGTGDIAFRYLQYLKNTPNYQCLKSSLTVCDINENMLEVGKIRAKKQGWLSQNDIDIDWKQCDAEKLSFDNDSYTAYTIAFGLRNCTHIDKVLSEAYRVLTPGGRFMCLEFSHVDNDMLRWFYDQYSFQVIPVLGTLIAGEWQAYQYLVESIRKFPKQEDLKEMIEEAGFRNVTYENLTFGVVSIHSGFKL; encoded by the exons atgattgaaaaaggaaggtttttgaaaagtttatttaaaaacaggaaaataatttcctttcaaaaatatttctcagAAACTGCTACagctgataataataatgagaaaaCAACACATTTTGGATTTAAAACTGTTAAAGAAAGTGACAAAGTAAAAGAag TCTATACAGTATTCGAGAAGGTGGCAAATTCTTATGATCAAATGAATGATGCCATGAGTCTAGGAGTTCATCGTATTTGGAAAGACATTTTCATTCAAAGACTTGGGCCAACTCATGGaagtaaattattagattcaGCTGGAGGCACAGGGGATATAGCATTTAGATATTTacagtatttgaaaaatacaccTAACTATCAATGTTTAAAAAGCTCTTTAACTGTTTGTGACATAAATGAGAACATGTTAGAAGTAGGAAAAATTAGAGCAAAAAAACAAGGTTGGTTAAGTCAGAATGACATTGATATCGATTGGAAGCAATGTGATGCAGAAAAGCTTTCGTTTGATAATGACTCATATACAGCTTATACAATAGCGTTTGGATTAAGAAATTGTACTCATAttgataaa GTACTTTCTGAGGCATATCGGGTACTTACACCAGGTGGTCGTTTCATGTGTTTAGAGTTTAGTCACGTTGACAATGACATGTTAAGATG GTTTTATGACCAATATTCATTTCAAGTAATACCAGTATTAGGTACTCTTATAGCAGGTGAATGGCAAGCTTACCAATACCTTGTTGAAAGCATAAGAAAGTTTCCAAAACAAGAAGATCTAAAG gAAATGATAGAGGAAGCAGGATTCAGAAATGTTACTTATGAAAATTTAACTTTTGGAGTTGTATCTATTCATTCAGGATTTAAATTGTAA
- the LOC116426618 gene encoding transmembrane ascorbate-dependent reductase CYB561 isoform X1, translating into MPTDYSYNYELCVDMEQIGEQPLSLEGFKPLTILMEVLGAILIILVTVWCNSYRNGFSWRSNPDLEFNWHPMLMVIGFVFLYANGMLIYRTQRDAKKRRLKLIHGGIMLSVVVLVVIALVAVFDSHNLRPEPIPNMYSLHSWVGLTSVILFCCQWLAGFLSFLYPGLQVPLRASYMPIHVYFGIAGFVGVIASCLLGLNEKAIFTLSNNYSKLVNEAVLINVIGLFIVLFGGLVVYLVTQERYKRFPKPEDESLVRRRSQ; encoded by the exons ATGCCAACAGACTATTcatataattatgaattatgtgTAG ATATGGAACAAATTGGAGAGCAACCTCTGTCGTTAGAAGGCTTCAAGCCTCTAACAATTTTAATGGAAGttcttggtgcaatattgaTAATCTTAGTTACAGTTTGGTGCAACAGTTATAGAAATGGTTTTTCATGGAGATCTAATCCAGATTTGGAGTTCAATTGGCATCCTATGTTGATGGTCATTGGATTTGTTTTTCTTTACGCGAAtg GGATGTTAATATATAGAACTCAACGGGATGCTAAAAAACGCCGTCTAAAGTTAATTCACGGTGGTATAATGTTATCTGTTGTTGTGTTAGTAGTAATAGCTCTAGTCGCTGTATTCGACAGTCATAATTTAAGACCGGAACCAATTCCAAATATGTACAGCCTTCATAGTTGGGTTGGACTTACCAGTGTAATTTTGTTCTGCTGCCAG TGGCTTGCCGGATTTCTGTCTTTTCTTTACCCAGGTTTACAAGTACCTCTTCGTGCATCCTACATGCCCATTCACGTGTACTTTGGTATTGCAGGATTTGTTGGCGTTATTGCTTCCTGTCTTTTGGGACTCAACGAAAAAGCCATTTTCACACTATC gaataattattcaaagcTTGTCAATGAAGCTGTATTGATTAATGTAATTGGACTCTTTATCGTTCTTTTTGGTGGACTGGTAGTTTATCTTGTAACACAAGAACGATACAAGCGTTTCCCTAAACCTGAAGATGAATCTCTGGTTCGAAGGAGAAGCCAATAA
- the LOC116426618 gene encoding transmembrane ascorbate-dependent reductase CYB561 isoform X2, which translates to MEQIGEQPLSLEGFKPLTILMEVLGAILIILVTVWCNSYRNGFSWRSNPDLEFNWHPMLMVIGFVFLYANGMLIYRTQRDAKKRRLKLIHGGIMLSVVVLVVIALVAVFDSHNLRPEPIPNMYSLHSWVGLTSVILFCCQWLAGFLSFLYPGLQVPLRASYMPIHVYFGIAGFVGVIASCLLGLNEKAIFTLSNNYSKLVNEAVLINVIGLFIVLFGGLVVYLVTQERYKRFPKPEDESLVRRRSQ; encoded by the exons ATGGAACAAATTGGAGAGCAACCTCTGTCGTTAGAAGGCTTCAAGCCTCTAACAATTTTAATGGAAGttcttggtgcaatattgaTAATCTTAGTTACAGTTTGGTGCAACAGTTATAGAAATGGTTTTTCATGGAGATCTAATCCAGATTTGGAGTTCAATTGGCATCCTATGTTGATGGTCATTGGATTTGTTTTTCTTTACGCGAAtg GGATGTTAATATATAGAACTCAACGGGATGCTAAAAAACGCCGTCTAAAGTTAATTCACGGTGGTATAATGTTATCTGTTGTTGTGTTAGTAGTAATAGCTCTAGTCGCTGTATTCGACAGTCATAATTTAAGACCGGAACCAATTCCAAATATGTACAGCCTTCATAGTTGGGTTGGACTTACCAGTGTAATTTTGTTCTGCTGCCAG TGGCTTGCCGGATTTCTGTCTTTTCTTTACCCAGGTTTACAAGTACCTCTTCGTGCATCCTACATGCCCATTCACGTGTACTTTGGTATTGCAGGATTTGTTGGCGTTATTGCTTCCTGTCTTTTGGGACTCAACGAAAAAGCCATTTTCACACTATC gaataattattcaaagcTTGTCAATGAAGCTGTATTGATTAATGTAATTGGACTCTTTATCGTTCTTTTTGGTGGACTGGTAGTTTATCTTGTAACACAAGAACGATACAAGCGTTTCCCTAAACCTGAAGATGAATCTCTGGTTCGAAGGAGAAGCCAATAA